The following are encoded in a window of Abditibacteriota bacterium genomic DNA:
- a CDS encoding histidine--tRNA ligase: protein MPEYKAPRGTMDVLPTESCKWQYIEGVFRETCRRCGFSEIRTPTFEHTELFTRNLGETTDVVTKEMYSFESRSGRSLTLRPEGTAPSMRAFVEHNLQSVLPFAKMYYIARLFRYERPQAGRYREHTQLGVECVGQESPRADAEVISLAAGFLRAVGVSEYVLKLNSIGCPECRPRYREALTAYAGERLDELCPVCRGRYERNPLRMLDCKEPGCQKALAGAPALTDYLCDGCREHFAGLREALDGLGIAYTIDKNLVRGFDYYTKTAFEFVSGGLGAQNAIGGGGRYDDLISELGHAPTPAIGFGIGLERLILTLEAMGVSLPVSDEPQVYMVAAGDSAQKTCLMLAHSLREAGVRAETDFTGRSIKAQMKTAGKMNARFAVIIGDNEIASGQAAVKDMQTGVQDTQDFDRLAGYIQARSQH from the coding sequence ATGCCGGAATACAAAGCTCCCCGCGGCACAATGGACGTCCTTCCCACGGAAAGCTGCAAATGGCAGTATATAGAAGGCGTATTCAGGGAGACCTGCAGAAGGTGCGGCTTCTCGGAGATCAGGACTCCCACCTTCGAGCACACCGAGCTCTTCACCAGAAATCTGGGAGAGACCACTGACGTGGTCACCAAGGAGATGTATTCCTTCGAATCCCGCTCCGGCCGCAGCCTCACTCTCCGCCCGGAGGGCACGGCCCCTTCCATGAGGGCCTTTGTGGAGCACAACCTGCAGAGCGTATTGCCCTTTGCCAAAATGTATTATATAGCCCGCCTGTTCCGCTACGAAAGGCCTCAGGCCGGCCGCTACAGAGAGCACACTCAGCTGGGAGTGGAGTGCGTGGGACAGGAGTCTCCCCGCGCCGACGCCGAGGTCATTTCCCTGGCCGCGGGCTTTCTCCGGGCCGTGGGCGTCAGCGAATACGTTCTGAAGCTCAACTCCATAGGCTGCCCGGAGTGCCGTCCCCGCTACAGGGAGGCCCTGACCGCCTATGCGGGGGAGCGTCTCGACGAGCTGTGCCCCGTGTGCCGCGGCAGATATGAGCGCAACCCCCTCAGGATGCTGGACTGCAAGGAGCCGGGCTGCCAAAAGGCCCTGGCCGGCGCCCCTGCCCTCACCGACTATCTGTGCGACGGCTGCCGGGAGCACTTTGCGGGGCTCCGGGAGGCTCTGGACGGGCTGGGCATAGCCTACACCATAGACAAAAATCTGGTCCGGGGCTTTGACTACTACACCAAGACCGCCTTTGAATTCGTCTCGGGTGGTCTGGGAGCTCAGAACGCCATAGGAGGCGGCGGCAGATACGACGATCTGATCAGCGAGCTGGGCCACGCGCCCACCCCCGCCATCGGCTTTGGCATAGGCCTGGAGCGGCTCATCCTGACTCTGGAGGCCATGGGAGTCAGCCTTCCCGTGTCCGACGAGCCTCAGGTGTATATGGTGGCGGCAGGCGACAGCGCCCAGAAGACCTGTCTCATGCTGGCCCACAGCCTGAGAGAGGCGGGAGTGCGCGCAGAGACCGACTTTACCGGCAGGAGCATCAAGGCCCAGATGAAGACGGCGGGCAAAATGAACGCCCGGTTCGCCGTCATCATAGGCGACAACGAGATAGCCTCCGGACAGGCCGCCGTAAAGGACATGCAGACAGGCGTTCAGGACACTCAGGATTTTGACCGGCTTGCCGGATATATACAAGCCAGATCTCAACACTAA